From a single Lactococcus carnosus genomic region:
- a CDS encoding J domain-containing protein, producing MSEQTYYELLQVRDDANKEVIQASYRRLSKMFHPDNTVTGDAHKFKELAVAFEVLSNDIDRNAYDRELTQPVEAFSGTNYTVEEQSLNLKSKKKFPSFGSKSIDIFVSILKMIIMTPIMILFFLWNFGKMILALSITWIIGKGLFVFFSWIYFEIRSSMQNSKPWLPEYIEKSHQIEHFLFPKYPINYQWEWVAILVLALILAFVETKDPDFA from the coding sequence ATGAGTGAACAGACTTATTATGAATTATTGCAAGTTAGGGATGATGCTAATAAAGAAGTGATACAAGCTTCATATCGACGTTTGTCAAAAATGTTTCATCCAGATAATACTGTGACTGGTGATGCACACAAGTTTAAAGAATTAGCAGTTGCTTTTGAAGTATTATCTAACGACATTGATAGGAATGCGTATGATAGAGAGTTAACGCAACCTGTGGAGGCTTTTTCAGGTACTAATTATACAGTTGAAGAGCAATCCTTAAACTTGAAGTCCAAGAAAAAGTTTCCTTCATTTGGTAGTAAAAGTATTGACATTTTTGTTTCCATACTAAAAATGATTATCATGACTCCGATCATGATTCTCTTCTTCTTGTGGAATTTTGGAAAGATGATTCTAGCACTTTCTATTACTTGGATAATTGGAAAAGGATTGTTTGTTTTTTTCTCTTGGATTTATTTTGAAATTAGAAGTTCAATGCAAAATTCAAAACCTTGGTTACCAGAATATATAGAAAAGAGTCATCAAATAGAACATTTTCTATTTCCCAAATATCCAATAAATTATCAATGGGAGTGGGTAGCCATTTTAGTTTTGGCTTTAATTTTAGCTTTTGTTGAAACTAAAGATCCTGATTTTGCTTAA
- a CDS encoding mucin-binding protein: protein MTKQNNFRTWKKGKSWLFSASALAILVLGSGGVALVDQQISVSAKAVNMNDASGNKVSELTSGVTATTGLPKGIKSIKFGLSSPDNNQVMYNLNTTDFAQFLDIDDIQFTTPMTAGQKITIPVVATEKADNGEGKSVDLNFKNTSVPKTIVTADGSASIYISRNSIVITANKDGVSQVSGIKNIKLNVVHNMSEMGSTIQENIPTQKWKITYNYGLGDATSVATYTQDSSSYKDLADVKSNYELTRYNHFVNSYAGLSPVKTGQTYSSTGEEYNMTNGGIITRYYISGSNTTAASDVGGTAIDTAKVFDGGTTTYTITPVDNMSLSDTFKALDYKNKEVLIDYIAKNMEQPLADQIPWPISYAEQSGNVDFVNALKSIIVDASVTKDGEITIKLSRDQSKWTTLTNIQNKVILEKTDYADTAQLAHLKEVSKSTGTKYFAAQSINLQRFYRLVDPSQDGKNTFKIDDGKGATNVINTNTSAMNAQGKADATMAGIYSKFGFINPKGSWIDLSSKPSKTDYYHDGDTYNYDAPTYVTEDKVQYKFVGLNTKSATTLLDPSNKFGNIAQTGTINSSQYGKVYRAFFEYAVQKPARYNVVYRDVDDKAPIKDDTLSSQYVEGAMQSQYDNSKQYDATLKSLQAKGYKLKDQDAEALKGTFDKETSTFYVNMIHDTSDKAGVSKDVKQTIKYVTKDGKHLTDKGTGKDLPDSADNVQTMHFTSVDTVDKVSGKVIKTVWNDPQKAKAVATPKFAGYKATSIKGADNNPNSSVTNVTEGTYLHTTKDELVTITYDEIPSRATVTYIDTDVNASTPDDVVTKQIVNGLQGQNYDNSKAYDDVMAKLKAKGYELVKAEAGATKGTFITDKVTNPDEYYVYLKHGTTAKDGQKKDVTQTIKYVDEAGKSLTDGAGKQILPDNVQTVHFVEHNVIDNVTGKTIKSNWNDAQKTKAVATPKAVGYQATSIAGADNNPNSTATNVTEGTYKHDSANEVVTITFKAQSARVNIIFRDVDKLAPSDNATLSAIYVDGKDGQVYDNSSNYAKQLDSLKSKGYVFVKSDKGVNKGTFNGKDATLYVDMKHDTKTVVKDKIVTQTINYVDVSGKAMPNVKPVVESLKFTDKQTVDSVTGQVLSDAWSNEQTSKAVNSPEIKGYTADIKEVKATAYKHDSKDASITVKYTADTVKPDIAKLTVKNLELKTGAKYSAKDGFVSLSDGSGKSIDFSKVTITGADKVDTAKSGTYKVNYSYQISKTNSLTATSIVTVGTPVNTADEKVVTMSKASTMDVSISAHDTALTVGDEFKPETLFDGATDGSKAIEFKDIKVVGTVDTSKIGAYNLTYTYVDADGRSTSVIVTVTVKAALVPAEIKAKDSTLFVGDSWKAEDNFVSGKDEHGNVMNFKSVVADGKADTSKADIYKVSYTYTDEAGKEVKAVATITVKAFQSKAVKQTIKYVDADGKEVAKSDTQTLVFSEHPSDKENAWDVKAQTPIVKSPEVSGYTADKAQIDEQTYTRDSKDVTITVTYKQVAPVPATTAEKIADAILPHTGEDAWKKGSLLGFLILGVVAFFKRNSILAFVNKLKK, encoded by the coding sequence ATGACAAAGCAAAATAATTTCCGAACATGGAAAAAAGGTAAATCATGGCTGTTCTCAGCCTCAGCACTAGCTATTTTGGTGCTAGGTTCTGGAGGGGTAGCACTAGTTGACCAACAAATATCAGTTAGTGCTAAGGCAGTAAATATGAATGATGCTAGTGGTAATAAAGTAAGTGAGTTGACCTCTGGGGTGACTGCAACTACAGGTTTACCCAAAGGCATTAAAAGTATCAAGTTTGGTTTATCTAGTCCTGATAATAATCAAGTCATGTATAACTTAAATACGACAGATTTTGCTCAGTTTTTAGATATTGATGATATTCAATTCACAACTCCAATGACGGCAGGTCAAAAAATCACAATACCAGTTGTTGCTACTGAAAAAGCAGACAACGGAGAAGGTAAATCAGTAGACTTAAATTTTAAAAATACATCTGTCCCCAAAACAATTGTAACTGCTGACGGATCAGCTAGTATTTATATTTCTCGAAATTCAATTGTGATAACAGCTAACAAAGATGGTGTATCTCAAGTTAGTGGCATCAAAAACATTAAACTTAATGTTGTTCATAACATGTCTGAGATGGGTTCTACGATTCAAGAAAATATCCCTACTCAAAAATGGAAGATCACCTATAATTATGGGTTAGGTGATGCTACGAGCGTTGCAACCTATACACAAGATTCGTCTTCTTATAAAGATTTAGCAGATGTTAAATCAAACTATGAGCTGACACGATATAATCATTTTGTAAATAGTTATGCTGGTTTATCACCTGTTAAAACAGGTCAAACTTATTCATCTACTGGTGAAGAATATAATATGACGAACGGCGGAATTATTACACGTTATTATATTTCTGGATCGAACACAACTGCTGCATCAGATGTAGGTGGTACAGCTATAGATACAGCTAAAGTATTTGATGGTGGTACCACAACTTATACGATTACACCAGTTGACAATATGTCACTTAGTGATACATTTAAAGCTCTTGACTATAAAAATAAAGAAGTTTTAATTGATTATATTGCTAAAAATATGGAGCAGCCTTTAGCAGATCAAATTCCTTGGCCAATATCATATGCTGAACAGAGTGGTAATGTTGACTTTGTCAACGCCTTAAAATCAATCATTGTAGATGCATCTGTTACTAAGGATGGAGAAATCACTATAAAACTTTCACGTGATCAATCTAAGTGGACAACCTTAACCAACATTCAAAATAAAGTAATTTTAGAAAAAACTGACTATGCAGATACTGCTCAATTAGCACATCTGAAAGAAGTTAGCAAGTCGACTGGGACAAAATATTTTGCTGCCCAATCGATTAATCTACAGAGATTTTATCGACTTGTAGACCCATCTCAGGATGGAAAAAATACTTTTAAAATTGATGATGGTAAAGGTGCAACTAATGTCATTAATACAAATACTTCAGCAATGAATGCTCAAGGAAAAGCTGATGCAACAATGGCTGGTATTTATTCTAAATTTGGTTTCATCAATCCAAAAGGTTCATGGATTGACTTATCATCGAAACCAAGTAAAACAGATTATTATCATGATGGAGATACTTATAATTATGATGCACCAACATATGTTACTGAAGATAAAGTTCAGTATAAATTTGTTGGGCTAAATACTAAGTCTGCAACTACGTTACTTGACCCAAGTAATAAGTTTGGAAATATTGCGCAAACTGGCACAATCAATTCATCACAATATGGTAAAGTATACCGTGCTTTCTTTGAGTATGCTGTTCAAAAACCTGCACGTTACAACGTTGTCTATCGTGATGTTGATGACAAAGCACCAATCAAGGACGATACACTGTCTAGTCAGTACGTAGAGGGTGCTATGCAGTCTCAATACGATAATAGCAAGCAGTATGATGCAACTTTGAAATCACTACAGGCTAAAGGCTACAAGCTGAAGGATCAAGATGCTGAAGCGTTGAAGGGTACTTTTGATAAAGAAACTTCTACTTTCTATGTCAATATGATCCATGATACCTCTGACAAAGCAGGTGTGTCTAAAGATGTTAAGCAGACTATCAAGTATGTGACTAAAGATGGCAAACATTTGACAGATAAAGGCACTGGTAAAGACTTGCCTGATTCTGCTGATAACGTTCAGACAATGCACTTTACCTCAGTTGATACAGTTGATAAAGTATCTGGTAAAGTGATCAAAACGGTTTGGAACGATCCTCAAAAAGCTAAGGCAGTTGCAACACCAAAATTCGCAGGTTATAAAGCAACAAGCATTAAAGGTGCTGATAATAATCCTAATTCCTCAGTGACTAATGTAACTGAAGGTACATATCTTCATACAACAAAAGATGAGCTGGTAACAATTACTTATGATGAAATCCCTTCACGTGCAACAGTAACTTACATCGATACTGATGTGAATGCTTCAACTCCTGATGATGTTGTGACAAAACAAATCGTAAATGGTTTACAAGGTCAAAATTATGATAATAGCAAAGCGTATGATGATGTCATGGCTAAGCTTAAAGCGAAAGGCTATGAGCTTGTCAAGGCTGAAGCAGGCGCAACTAAAGGCACTTTCATAACTGATAAAGTAACTAATCCTGATGAGTATTATGTGTATCTTAAACATGGTACGACTGCTAAAGATGGTCAGAAAAAAGATGTTACGCAAACGATTAAGTATGTCGATGAAGCAGGTAAATCACTAACTGATGGTGCAGGAAAACAAATCTTGCCCGATAATGTTCAGACTGTACATTTTGTAGAGCATAATGTGATCGATAATGTGACTGGTAAGACGATCAAATCGAATTGGAATGATGCTCAAAAAACAAAAGCTGTAGCAACACCTAAAGCAGTTGGCTATCAAGCAACAAGTATTGCAGGCGCAGATAATAACCCCAATTCTACAGCAACTAATGTGACTGAAGGTACTTATAAGCATGATAGTGCCAATGAAGTAGTGACAATCACTTTTAAAGCTCAATCAGCACGTGTTAACATTATTTTCCGTGATGTCGATAAACTTGCACCTAGCGATAATGCAACGCTGTCAGCAATCTATGTTGATGGTAAAGATGGTCAGGTTTATGATAATTCAAGCAATTATGCTAAGCAGTTGGATAGTTTAAAATCAAAAGGCTATGTATTCGTTAAATCGGATAAAGGTGTCAATAAAGGCACGTTTAATGGCAAAGATGCTACTCTGTACGTTGATATGAAGCACGATACTAAGACTGTTGTAAAAGACAAGATTGTTACACAAACAATCAATTATGTAGATGTTTCTGGTAAAGCTATGCCAAATGTTAAGCCTGTTGTTGAAAGTTTGAAGTTTACTGATAAGCAAACTGTTGATAGTGTAACAGGTCAAGTCTTATCTGATGCTTGGTCAAATGAACAAACGTCTAAAGCAGTTAACTCTCCTGAGATTAAAGGCTATACAGCTGACATTAAAGAAGTTAAAGCAACTGCTTATAAGCATGACAGTAAAGATGCCTCAATTACTGTTAAATATACAGCTGATACTGTTAAACCAGATATTGCGAAATTAACTGTGAAAAATCTTGAATTAAAAACAGGGGCTAAATATAGCGCTAAAGATGGATTTGTTTCGCTTTCTGATGGTTCTGGTAAATCAATTGATTTCAGCAAGGTAACGATTACTGGTGCTGATAAAGTTGATACAGCTAAATCTGGTACTTATAAAGTTAACTACAGCTATCAAATCTCTAAAACAAATTCTTTAACAGCTACATCTATTGTGACTGTTGGGACACCAGTTAATACTGCTGATGAAAAAGTAGTTACGATGAGCAAAGCGTCAACAATGGATGTATCCATTTCAGCTCATGATACAGCATTGACAGTTGGAGACGAGTTTAAACCTGAAACACTGTTTGATGGTGCTACAGATGGTTCAAAAGCAATTGAATTCAAAGATATTAAAGTCGTTGGGACAGTTGATACTTCTAAAATAGGTGCATACAATCTGACATACACGTATGTGGATGCGGATGGTCGCAGTACTTCTGTTATTGTGACTGTTACAGTGAAAGCTGCTCTTGTACCTGCTGAAATTAAAGCTAAAGACAGTACGTTGTTTGTTGGCGACTCATGGAAAGCTGAAGATAATTTTGTCTCAGGAAAAGATGAGCATGGTAATGTGATGAACTTTAAGTCTGTAGTAGCGGATGGAAAAGCAGATACGTCTAAAGCAGATATCTATAAAGTTTCTTATACTTATACAGATGAAGCAGGTAAAGAAGTTAAAGCAGTCGCAACAATTACTGTCAAAGCCTTCCAATCTAAAGCAGTTAAGCAAACGATTAAGTATGTAGATGCGGATGGTAAAGAGGTTGCTAAGTCTGATACTCAGACATTAGTGTTCTCTGAGCATCCTTCTGACAAAGAAAATGCTTGGGATGTTAAAGCGCAAACACCAATTGTTAAGTCTCCAGAAGTATCTGGCTATACTGCTGATAAAGCACAGATCGATGAGCAAACTTACACACGTGACAGTAAAGATGTGACGATTACTGTCACATATAAGCAAGTTGCACCTGTTCCAGCAACTACAGCTGAAAAAATTGCGGATGCTATCCTGCCTCACACAGGTGAAGATGCTTGGAAAAAGGGATCACTTTTAGGATTCCTAATTCTCGGTGTAGTTGCATTCTTTAAACGCAACTCAATTCTCGCTTTCGTGAATAAACTCAAAAAATAG
- a CDS encoding ParA family protein produces the protein MKIITINVNKGGAGKTTFAHNFAEWLRKKERVLLLDFDDSVNLTHRYGYFSDIKATVVSLFSEGVVEPIQVAERLDLIAGHKNVELLKEKVNMKRRREELFGKWLAENQMELESKYDYIIIDTENDEGILTENAIIVSDLVVGIAEASKDSVVALSSLREFVNDLNHDFEENTQLAFVANKINLTEAASKELLEVLKDYPEYSGYLPRRTILADERSIYDQQLTREQDKIKRQVSHVFAKILAKVAAV, from the coding sequence ATGAAAATCATCACAATTAACGTTAATAAAGGCGGTGCAGGTAAAACAACCTTTGCTCATAATTTTGCGGAATGGTTAAGAAAAAAAGAGCGAGTATTATTGCTTGATTTTGATGATTCCGTTAATTTAACGCATCGATATGGCTATTTTTCTGATATTAAAGCAACAGTAGTAAGTTTGTTTTCAGAAGGAGTCGTTGAACCTATCCAAGTAGCAGAAAGATTAGATTTAATTGCAGGGCATAAAAATGTTGAACTCTTAAAAGAGAAAGTAAACATGAAACGACGACGAGAAGAACTTTTTGGTAAGTGGCTTGCAGAGAACCAAATGGAACTTGAAAGTAAGTATGATTATATCATCATCGATACTGAGAACGATGAAGGTATTCTTACTGAAAATGCGATTATCGTTAGTGATCTAGTCGTTGGCATTGCTGAAGCAAGTAAAGATAGTGTTGTTGCATTGTCTAGTTTACGAGAATTTGTGAATGATTTGAATCATGATTTTGAAGAGAATACGCAATTAGCTTTTGTAGCTAACAAAATCAATCTAACTGAAGCTGCTTCAAAAGAACTACTTGAAGTTTTAAAAGATTATCCTGAGTATAGTGGTTATCTACCTAGACGTACTATTCTAGCAGATGAAAGATCTATTTATGATCAACAACTCACTAGAGAACAAGATAAAATAAAAAGACAAGTTAGTCATGTATTTGCCAAAATACTTGCAAAAGTAGCAGCAGTTTAG
- a CDS encoding DUF2786 domain-containing protein — MTKQLRKIQRLLALANDANDEESLTALTKAQQLMMDYKITEDEVLDFNQHVTHDVVVTHIVYSGRPQKWLYRLARIIAKNFRVKYYYESSNPIKLIFTGLESDVQVSEIAFQYARASVSYNARQFMQQPEVKRKYRRKWGLKQDYIEGYLVGLSTALKQSVITNGYELALQLQEAVENELKKLDLTIGKDVTHVVKEHEAYSKGKQEGLKFKDNPQIETV; from the coding sequence ATGACGAAGCAGCTTAGAAAAATTCAAAGGTTACTCGCATTAGCTAATGATGCAAATGATGAAGAGAGTTTAACTGCTCTTACTAAAGCACAACAACTGATGATGGACTATAAAATTACTGAAGATGAAGTCCTTGATTTCAATCAACATGTAACTCATGATGTGGTAGTTACTCATATCGTTTATTCAGGAAGACCACAGAAATGGTTATATCGTTTAGCTAGAATCATTGCTAAGAACTTTAGAGTGAAATATTATTACGAGAGTAGCAACCCAATTAAACTAATATTTACAGGTTTAGAATCAGATGTTCAAGTTTCCGAAATCGCATTCCAATATGCTAGAGCGAGTGTTTCCTATAATGCTAGACAATTTATGCAACAACCAGAAGTAAAACGGAAATATCGTAGAAAATGGGGGTTAAAACAAGACTATATCGAAGGTTATTTAGTCGGCTTATCAACTGCTTTGAAACAATCTGTAATTACTAATGGCTATGAACTAGCTTTGCAATTACAAGAGGCAGTGGAAAATGAATTAAAAAAATTAGATTTAACTATCGGAAAAGATGTAACTCATGTCGTAAAAGAGCATGAGGCATATTCTAAAGGCAAACAAGAGGGCCTAAAATTTAAAGACAACCCACAAATTGAAACAGTTTAA
- a CDS encoding protein jag, with protein sequence MAIFTGNTVDEAIERGLKKLGVKRETVHIQIHQRDKKGFLGIGKKRARIQIDPIHEETVRQADRLATRGLDADFIAESPRVQSAMEATVELSQVIKAVKAAEKASTGDLSQEAKDAIIEEAKLEIAEKKLVDQINTLDIEIDESQSSQNKVIKEVAKYLTIITQDIGVPASVSVRQDGNLTIFTLKSSQDGLLIGKHGKILQALQVLAKAYANSLTDERVTLAINVGDYHEKRKVYITSLAHHAAKRAAKGEVVYINDLQGNERKIVHAIIAREAGVSSHSTGRENGRYIIVTKEK encoded by the coding sequence ATGGCTATTTTTACTGGGAATACAGTCGATGAAGCAATTGAACGTGGCTTGAAAAAACTTGGTGTTAAACGAGAAACTGTTCATATTCAAATTCATCAAAGAGATAAAAAAGGATTTTTAGGCATTGGTAAAAAACGTGCCCGTATTCAAATTGATCCGATTCATGAAGAAACAGTTCGTCAGGCAGATCGATTAGCAACGCGTGGGCTTGATGCAGACTTCATTGCTGAGTCACCCAGGGTGCAGTCGGCAATGGAAGCAACTGTTGAGTTATCACAGGTCATTAAGGCTGTAAAAGCTGCTGAAAAAGCAAGTACAGGCGACCTATCTCAGGAAGCTAAAGATGCGATTATCGAAGAAGCAAAACTTGAGATTGCTGAAAAGAAGTTAGTTGACCAAATAAATACGCTAGACATAGAGATAGATGAGAGCCAATCAAGTCAGAACAAGGTCATCAAAGAAGTGGCTAAGTACTTGACGATTATTACCCAGGATATAGGTGTGCCTGCATCGGTTTCTGTTAGGCAAGATGGTAATCTCACGATTTTTACACTCAAGTCATCGCAAGATGGGTTGTTAATTGGTAAACATGGTAAAATTTTACAGGCTTTACAGGTTCTGGCTAAGGCCTATGCCAATAGCTTAACTGATGAGCGTGTCACGCTAGCCATTAATGTTGGCGATTACCATGAAAAACGAAAAGTTTACATCACGAGTCTAGCCCACCATGCCGCTAAAAGGGCTGCTAAAGGCGAGGTCGTTTATATTAATGACTTGCAAGGAAACGAGCGAAAGATCGTACATGCCATTATCGCGCGTGAGGCAGGCGTATCTAGTCATTCAACTGGGCGGGAAAATGGCAGATATATTATCGTTACAAAAGAAAAATAA
- a CDS encoding YidC/Oxa1 family membrane protein insertase produces the protein MKRKFKLSALLALGVLVLAGCGRSDISAQTSGVWEKFVYGFAQIIDFLSFGGLVGVGIILFTLIIRTVLLPLMHIQMKSTRKMQDVQPELKKIQAQYPGKDTESKRIVAEKTQEIYSENGVNPYMGCLPLLVQMPILWALYQAITRVGFLRDGHFLWFDISGHDPYFILPVLAALFTFASSWLTMKAAPEKNGMTTSMTYLMPILIFVMGVSVAAGVALYWTVSNAYQVFQTLLLNNPFKIQEEREAKIKAEKNKGKIKQKALANAKKKKR, from the coding sequence GTGAAAAGAAAATTTAAATTATCGGCGCTATTAGCTCTAGGGGTCCTCGTGTTAGCAGGTTGTGGTCGTTCAGATATCAGTGCCCAAACAAGTGGTGTTTGGGAGAAGTTTGTCTATGGCTTTGCTCAGATCATCGACTTCCTATCATTTGGTGGTCTTGTTGGGGTTGGGATCATCTTGTTCACGCTGATTATTAGAACGGTTTTACTACCACTAATGCATATTCAGATGAAATCGACGCGTAAGATGCAAGATGTACAGCCTGAGTTGAAAAAAATTCAAGCGCAATATCCAGGGAAAGATACAGAAAGTAAGCGTATCGTTGCTGAGAAAACGCAAGAAATTTATTCGGAAAATGGGGTTAACCCTTACATGGGTTGTCTGCCGTTACTCGTTCAAATGCCGATTTTATGGGCCTTATACCAAGCAATCACACGCGTTGGTTTCCTAAGAGATGGTCATTTTCTCTGGTTTGATATCTCGGGTCACGATCCGTATTTTATCCTACCAGTTCTAGCTGCTCTATTCACATTTGCAAGTTCATGGTTAACCATGAAAGCTGCGCCTGAAAAAAATGGGATGACAACTAGCATGACTTATCTGATGCCGATTTTGATCTTTGTGATGGGTGTCAGCGTTGCTGCAGGGGTTGCCTTGTATTGGACAGTTTCAAATGCCTATCAAGTTTTCCAAACCTTACTTTTGAACAATCCTTTCAAGATTCAAGAGGAGCGTGAAGCAAAGATAAAAGCTGAAAAAAATAAAGGGAAGATCAAGCAAAAAGCATTAGCAAATGCGAAAAAGAAAAAGAGATAA
- the rnpA gene encoding ribonuclease P protein component, whose amino-acid sequence MALKKALRIKKKRDFDNIFSARKSTANKKFIVYEMPSQTTHFRAAVSVSKKIGNAVVRNRIKRLVRHALVPLSSELSQTDFVIICRQGVETLSFEEVQKNLAHVLKVSKIYKKV is encoded by the coding sequence TTGGCACTCAAGAAAGCGTTACGTATTAAGAAAAAAAGAGACTTTGATAATATTTTTTCTGCCAGAAAATCGACTGCCAATAAAAAATTTATTGTCTATGAAATGCCATCGCAAACAACACATTTTAGAGCTGCAGTATCTGTAAGCAAAAAAATCGGGAATGCGGTGGTTCGTAATCGGATAAAACGGCTTGTCAGACATGCTTTGGTTCCCCTCTCATCAGAGTTGTCACAAACAGATTTTGTGATTATTTGTCGACAGGGAGTCGAGACGCTCAGTTTTGAAGAGGTTCAAAAAAACCTAGCACATGTCTTAAAAGTATCAAAAATATATAAGAAAGTTTAA
- the argH gene encoding argininosuccinate lyase gives MAKLWGGRFEAGLDKKTEAFGASITFDKKMARQDLKGSLAHVTMLASTGILTEQEAETIKAGIQKVEAKYEANEIDFKIEHEDIHMNMETYLHAEIGPVAGKLHTARSRNDQVATDMHLWVKDTLDETLDKLQNLREVLVDLASEHVETIMPGYTHLQHAQPISFGHHIMAYYSMLTRDAERFAFNIKHADISPLGAAALAGTTFPIDRKETAELMGFSDVYVNSIDAVSDRDFILEFLSNASLLMMHLSRLCEEIILWCSHEYKFVTLSDAFSTGSSIMPQKKNPDMAELIRGKSGRVYGNLFGLLTVMKSLPLAYNKDLQEDKEGMFDTADTILTSLDVMSGMLSTMTVNEGIMSASTEKDFSNATELADYLAAKGLPFRQAHEIVGELVLACTKAGNYLQDVPLSRYQEVSELIEADIYDTLNSRTAVARRNSFGGTGFEQVKLQIELASATLQQEVKA, from the coding sequence ATGGCAAAATTATGGGGTGGTCGCTTTGAAGCTGGTTTGGATAAGAAAACAGAAGCTTTTGGGGCATCGATTACGTTTGATAAAAAGATGGCACGTCAAGACTTAAAAGGTAGTTTAGCGCATGTGACGATGCTAGCATCAACTGGTATTCTAACTGAGCAAGAGGCTGAAACAATCAAGGCTGGTATTCAAAAAGTCGAAGCGAAATATGAAGCTAACGAGATCGACTTCAAAATTGAGCATGAAGATATCCATATGAACATGGAAACTTATCTCCATGCTGAAATTGGCCCAGTCGCAGGTAAACTGCATACAGCACGCTCACGTAACGATCAGGTCGCGACAGATATGCACCTTTGGGTCAAGGATACCTTGGATGAGACTTTGGATAAACTACAAAATTTAAGAGAAGTTTTAGTAGATCTGGCATCTGAGCACGTTGAAACCATTATGCCTGGCTATACGCATCTGCAACATGCACAACCGATTTCTTTTGGTCATCATATCATGGCCTACTACAGTATGCTGACGCGTGATGCGGAACGTTTTGCATTTAATATCAAGCATGCTGATATTTCACCCTTGGGTGCAGCAGCATTAGCAGGGACCACTTTCCCAATAGACCGGAAAGAGACTGCTGAACTCATGGGTTTTAGCGATGTCTATGTTAACTCTATAGATGCTGTCAGTGACCGTGATTTTATCTTGGAATTTTTAAGCAACGCTAGCCTGCTCATGATGCATCTGTCACGTCTTTGTGAAGAAATTATTCTGTGGTGTAGTCATGAGTACAAATTTGTGACACTATCTGATGCTTTTTCTACAGGCTCATCTATTATGCCCCAGAAGAAAAATCCGGATATGGCAGAATTAATTCGCGGCAAATCTGGTCGTGTTTATGGGAATCTCTTTGGTTTGTTAACGGTCATGAAGTCATTACCACTTGCCTACAATAAAGATTTACAAGAAGATAAGGAAGGCATGTTTGATACAGCTGATACAATCTTGACAAGTCTTGATGTCATGAGTGGGATGTTATCCACGATGACAGTCAACGAAGGCATTATGTCAGCATCTACTGAAAAAGACTTCTCAAATGCGACTGAACTAGCTGACTATCTGGCAGCTAAGGGCTTGCCTTTCCGCCAAGCGCATGAAATCGTTGGTGAACTGGTGTTAGCATGTACGAAAGCTGGCAATTACTTACAGGATGTGCCCTTATCACGCTATCAAGAAGTATCAGAATTGATTGAAGCTGATATTTATGACACGCTCAATTCAAGAACAGCTGTCGCACGTCGGAATTCATTTGGTGGCACAGGATTTGAACAAGTTAAGCTGCAAATTGAGTTAGCAAGCGCAACGTTGCAACAGGAGGTTAAGGCATAA